The Phaeodactylum tricornutum CCAP 1055/1 PHATR_bd_28x34 genomic scaffold, whole genome shotgun sequence genome has a segment encoding these proteins:
- a CDS encoding predicted protein, producing MSDIAPNNPTIDDAFNAVVVDGTVQANVAPVIENPNVMNKNPVFPIVVNHYDNPLAMTGMNIGTRKALVLEGFGSMSSLIRLTTKDLDSLVNIMNKQHHGKSFKSTYPPGTADNKKEIHIGFNSKSTLLVIIHWAECLKCLGNEVCAEDNISEVDQLACNRMEEEKEIPEVAKTQTPVKSTPLKGMTKWRSFFENLNQYMSFCRGPLLTPLLYEPETAPLEDYNNMDAFLVAQTILSGPKFVIDNKQVFDKFKEAITTTGPGWAFIKEFNKGKNGCAAILKLKAQTEGTLMLRYTPSRHDGDGTVGFVSALLYDTMYSRDDYGNPLEEDTGKDYTNE from the exons CGACGCGTTCaatgctgttgtcgttgacggAACTGTTCAAGCCAATGTCGCCCCTGTTATCGAAAATCCTAATGTCATGAACAAAAACCCTGTCTTTCCCATTGTTGTTAACCATTACGACAATCCTCTCGCCATGACCGGAATGAACATTGGTACCCGCAAGGCTCTTGTGTTGGAAGGGTTTGGCTCTATGTCCTCTTTGATCCGCTTGACCACTAAGGACCTTGACTCCCTTGTCAATATTATGAACAAGCAACACCATGGTAAATCCTTCAAGAGCACTTATCCCCCTGGAACGGCTGATAACAAGAAGGAGATCCATATTGGCTTTAACTCTAAGTCAACTCTTTTGGTTATCATCCACTGGGCTGAATGCTTGAAGTGTCTTGGAAACGAGGTTTGTGCTGAGGACAACATAAGTGAAGTTGATCAGCTTGCCTGCAACCGCatggaagaggaaaaggaaatcccCGAGGTGGCCAAGACCCAGACACCGGTCAAGTCTACTCCCCTCAAGGGTATGACAAAATGGcgttctttcttcgaaaattTGAACCAGTACATGAGTTTCTGCCGTGGTCCCTTGCTGACTCCTCTTCTGTAT GAGCCTGAGACCGCCCCCCTTGAAGATTACAACAATATGGATGCTTTTTTGGTCGCCCAGACAATCTTATCAGGCCCAAAATTTGTGATTGACAACAAGCAAGTTTTTGACAAATTCAAAGAGGCAATTACCACAACTGGCCCAGGATGGGCTTTTATCAAGGAGTTCAACAAGGGCAAGAACGGTTGCGCTGCTATTTTGAAGTTGAAGGCACAGACAGAAGGAACCCTCATgttacggtatacaccatcgcgacat GATGGCGATGGAACCGTTGgatttgtgtcggccttattgtacgacacgaTGTATTCGCGGGATGACTATGggaatcctttggaagaggatacaggaaaggattatacaaatgaatga